Proteins from one Camelina sativa cultivar DH55 chromosome 8, Cs, whole genome shotgun sequence genomic window:
- the LOC104709184 gene encoding F-box/kelch-repeat protein SKIP6-like encodes MKGRSAICGLELNNETELCGLWWVPDDVVVDCLTLLSRLDLVALSMVSKRYRCVAKSHDLRILRSRSGCLHPYMYVYMHMYPDPSPRWLVLHPVQRRLKRLNMDYSYPAPVAGSCFVQTAWGIFIIGGLIDGKPTSEVTFFDCTDHTVRRVNPMKMARSGASASLIDNKKIYVFGGCWDAADSSKWAEVYDLETGIWEFLPVSTPKMPLKIQQSVVTDDSKHVYAVDEDGQIFKFSTSECVFEAETEAAADADYGNDWLLAHPALFCRGTGGRILWRIPFKSTWREVKGLEELQQQHSGFDIIKFCFSRRRGRMAIFWEARPQGPDDQILELWYAEFSIAPRVEGQVLQVVANIEWSGAVLSSDSSCTDPFNLLYAVSLYV; translated from the coding sequence ATGAAGGGAAGAAGTGCGATTTGTGGATTGGAATTGAATAATGAGACGGAGTTGTGTGGGTTATGGTGGGTTCCAGATGATGTGGTTGTGGACTGCCTGACTCTGTTGTCGAGATTAGACCTCGTGGCCTTATCGATGGTCTCCAAGAGGTACCGGTGTGTCGCAAAGTCCCATGATCTCAGGATCTTGAGGTCTCGGAGCGGTTGCCTTCACCCATATATGTACGTATATATGCACATGTATCCAGATCCAAGCCCACGGTGGTTGGTCCTCCACCCCGTGCAACGTCGGCTGAAACGGCTCAATATGGACTACTCGTATCCGGCCCCGGTAGCAGGATCCTGTTTCGTGCAGACGGCTTGGGGGATCTTTATAATCGGTGGACTCATAGACGGCAAACCCACATCGGAAGTCACGTTTTTTGATTGTACCGATCACACAGTGCGCCGAGTAAATCCCATGAAGATGGCTCGGAGCGGAGCATCGGCAAGCTTGATAGACAACAAGAAGATATACGTGTTTGGAGGGTGCTGGGACGCTGCTGATTCCTCCAAGTGGGCAGAGGTGTATGATCTCGAAACCGGAATTTGGGAGTTCCTGCCTGTGTCTACGCCCAAGATGCCCCTCAAAATCCAACAAAGTGTGGTGACGGACGACAGCAAGCATGTTTACGCGGTGGATGAGGATGGTCAAATCTTTAAGTTCTCAACAAGTGAATGTGTGTTTGAGGCAGAGACAGAGGCAGCCGCAGACGCAGACTACGGAAACGATTGGCTTTTAGCTCATCCAGCATTGTTCTGCCGTGGTACCGGCGGGAGAATACTGTGGCGTATTCCATTTAAGTCGACTTGGAGGGAAGTCAAGGGTTTGGAAGAGCTGCAGCAGCAACACTCTGGTTTTGATATCATCAAATTCTGCTTCTCTCGTCGTCGTGGCAGGATGGCCATCTTCTGGGAAGCTCGGCCTCAAGGTCCTGATGATCAGATTTTGGAGCTTTGGTATGCCGAATTTTCCATTGCGCCACGCGTGGAAGGCCAGGTATTGCAGGTTGTGGCGAACATTGAGTGGTCTGGTGCTGTCCTCTCCTCGGACTCATCATGTACTGACCCCTTTAACTTGTTATATGCTGTTTCTCTTTATGTCTGA
- the LOC104706031 gene encoding probable serine/threonine-protein kinase kinX translates to MARSLKKSAKLSLRRVRINSPSIRFKPDSSSIERDQRIEFLPENGDDAGSVEEETKEENNESEEAEEKEEEERVKVIVEEEEEEEEQDDGKSFHNGCVEGKNEAVAAVEAVEEEEGEGGNRVMVVVDKALASTGALEWAITHTLQPQDTLFLLYFAKPFRKSKRKNRKREVKTDELVHTLKKLCQTKRPGIEVEIRRLEGKDKDKGQKIVEEAKKQQVSLLVVGQEKKPPVWRLLKRWAWKRRRGHGGVLKYCLENASCMTIAVKPKNRKLGGYLITTKRHKNFWLLA, encoded by the exons ATGGCGAGATCGCTCAAGAAATCAGCCAAGTTGAGTCTAAGAAGAGTCCGGATCAATTCACCTTCGATTAGGTTCAAACCGGACTCGAGTTCCATAGAGAGAGACCAAAGAATCGAGTTTCTACCCGAAAATGGTGATGATGCCGGATCcgtagaagaagaaaccaaagaagagaACAACGAAAGTGAAGAGgctgaagagaaagaagaagaagaaagagtcaaagtaatagtagaagaagaagaagaagaagaagaacaagatgaTGGCAAGAGCTTTCACAATGGATGCGTAGAAGGAAAAAATGAGGCGGTGGCAGCGGTTGAAGCcgttgaggaggaggagggagaagGCGGGAACAGAGTAATGGTGGTGGTCGATAAAGCCCTTGCTTCCACCGGAGCTTTGGAATGGGCTATCACGCATACTTTACAGCCACAAGACACTCTTTTCCTGTTATACTTTGCAAAACCGTTTAGAAAAA GCAAAAGAAAGAACCGAAAACGCGAGGTGAAAACGGATGAATTGGTCCATACTTTGAAGAAACTTTGCCAAACAAAACGACCCGGG ATAGAAGTGGAGATAAGGAGGTTAGAGGGGAAAGACAAAGACAAGGGACAGAAGATAgttgaagaagcaaagaaacaacAAGTGAGCCTTTTAGTAGTTGGACAAGAGAAGAAACCTCCGGTGTGGAGGCTATTGAAGAGATGGGCATGGAAAAGACGCCGTGGACACGGCGGTGTCCTCAAATACTGTCTCGAAAACGCCTCTTGCATGACAATAGCTGTTAAACCCAAGAACCGCAAGCTCGGTGGTTACTTAATCACCACCAAACGCCACAAAAACTTCTGGCTTCTCGCTTAA
- the LOC104706032 gene encoding ADP,ATP carrier protein ER-ANT1-like — translation MALVGKSERFSADFVMGGAAAIVAKSAAAPIERVKLLLQNQGEMIKTGHLIKPYTGLGNCFGRIFREEGVLSFWRGNQANVIRYFPTQASNFAFKGYFKSLLGCSKEKDGYLKWFAGNVASGSAAGATTSLFLYHLDYARTRLGTDAKECSVNGKRQFKGMIDVYQKTLSSDGIKGLYRGFGVSILGITLYRGMYFGMYDTFKPIVLVGSLEGNFLASFLLGWSITTSAGVIAYPFDTLRRRMMLTSGQPVKYRNTIHALREIVKSEGFYALYRGVTANMLLGVAGAGVLAGYDQLHRIAYKHWV, via the exons atggcttTGGTTGGAAAATCTGAGAGATTCTCTGCTGATTTTGTGATGGGAGGTGCTGCAGCCATTGTTGCTAAATCTGCAGCTGCTCCAATCGAAAGGGTCAAGCTTTTACTGCAGAATCAAGGAGAGATGATCAAGACTGGCCATCTCATAAAACCTTATACTGGTTTGGGTAATTGCTTTGGCAGAATCTTCAGAGAAGAAGGTGTTTTGTCCTTTTGGAGAGGCAATCAAGCCAATGTCATTCGTTATTTCCCTACTCAG GCTTCCAACTTTGCATTTAAAGGTTACTTCAAGAGCCTTCTCGGATGTTCCAAAGAGAAAGATGGTTACTTGAAGTGGTTTGCTGGGAATGTAGCCTCTGGAAGCGCTGCTGGAGCAACGACTTCTTTGTTTCTGTACCATCTTGATTACGCAAGGACTCGTTTAGGTACTGATGCAAAGGAATGTTCAGTTAATGGCAAGAGACAGTTTAAAGGGATGATCGATGTGTATCAAAAAACTTTGTCAAGCGATGGCATTAAAGGGCTTTACCGTGGATTTGGTGTGTCAATATTGGGAATCACTCTTTACCGAGGAATGTATTTTGGGATGTACGATACCTTCAAACCTATTGTTTTAGTTGGTTCCTTGGAG GGAAACTTCTTGGCTAGCTTTCTATTGGGTTGGAGCATTACTACCTCTGCAGGCGTCATTGCTTACCCTTTTGACACACTTAGGAGGAGAATGATGCTTACATCAGGACAACCTGTAAAATACCGGAACACCATTCATGCCTTAAGAGAGATTGTTAAATCTGAAGGGTTCTATGCGCTATATAGAGGAGTTACTGCGAACATGCTTCTTGGAGTAGCAGGAGCAGGTGTGCTTGCAGGATATGATCAGCTTCACCGGATTGCTTATAAGCATTGGGTTTAG